From Oenococcus sicerae, the proteins below share one genomic window:
- a CDS encoding Gfo/Idh/MocA family protein: MTKSYRWAIVGLGGIAHRFAANFANNDQELYAVCSRSLDKAKQFAKQFSAEKAYDNLTDLLVDPKVDIVYVATPHNFHIDTILPALLAGKHVLSEKAITMTSAQLMEAKKLAQQQQLVLAEAMTIYHMPLYTKLHEFADEHQLGRLKMVQASFGSYKEADPTNRFFDPNLAGGALLDIGVYALAFVREFLQGRPQLTGTSMHRFSSGVDESSTLSLRTDKDEFATISLTFRAKMPKMGIVAYEKGYFTVLEYPRASQATFTAFDGSGQLISAGESDDAMKYEITDMTQMIEGKTNNSLIKTSDVMAIMTQARQQWDYRYPFEN; the protein is encoded by the coding sequence ATGACTAAAAGTTATCGTTGGGCCATCGTTGGTCTAGGTGGGATCGCACACAGATTTGCGGCAAATTTTGCCAATAACGATCAGGAATTATATGCCGTTTGCTCGCGTTCTTTGGACAAAGCAAAACAGTTTGCCAAACAATTTTCTGCTGAAAAAGCATACGATAACTTAACAGATCTGCTCGTTGATCCGAAAGTCGATATTGTCTATGTCGCAACACCGCATAATTTTCATATTGACACGATTTTACCAGCACTTTTAGCAGGTAAACATGTTTTAAGTGAAAAAGCGATCACAATGACCAGTGCTCAGTTAATGGAAGCAAAAAAATTAGCTCAGCAGCAGCAACTGGTTTTAGCTGAGGCGATGACGATTTATCATATGCCGCTATATACGAAACTGCATGAGTTTGCTGACGAACATCAGCTAGGCAGACTAAAAATGGTCCAGGCCAGCTTTGGCAGCTATAAAGAAGCTGATCCGACAAATCGTTTCTTTGATCCGAATCTAGCTGGCGGCGCTCTGCTTGATATTGGTGTTTATGCTTTGGCTTTTGTCCGCGAATTTTTGCAGGGCCGTCCGCAATTGACCGGCACGAGTATGCACCGTTTTAGCAGCGGCGTTGATGAAAGTTCAACACTTAGTCTACGCACGGACAAAGATGAATTTGCCACAATTTCACTTACTTTTCGGGCCAAAATGCCAAAAATGGGTATCGTTGCGTATGAAAAAGGCTATTTTACCGTTTTAGAATATCCACGTGCCAGTCAGGCAACATTTACGGCTTTTGATGGCAGCGGCCAGCTGATCAGTGCTGGAGAGTCCGACGATGCGATGAAATATGAGATAACTGACATGACGCAGATGATCGAAGGCAAAACAAATAATAGTTTAATTAAGACCAGCGATGTAATGGCAATTATGACGCAAGCGCGTCAGCAGTGGGATTATCGTTATCCATTTGAAAACTAA
- a CDS encoding ATP-binding cassette domain-containing protein, with protein MTEKNVFADGFIEVKGARENNLKNLTVKIPKYQTTVFVGLSGAGKSSLVFDTIAAMSRRELNETFASFTQQYLPKYGQPHVDQINHLPVAIVIEQRKIGENARSTVGTYTGAYSLLRLLFSRIGQPFIGYSDSFSFNMPKGMCPHCQGLGYVDDINENLLIDKKQSLNQGAIKFVSFGLNTWRWRRYVNSGLFDNDKAIKDYTDKAWQLLMYAPQQQLKNPGPKFPKTALYEGLIPRIKRSILHKKEAEHHQAEIAKFVSHRECPFCHGSRLNAIVLSNHIAGKNIADLCALNLNDLDVFLAKIFDPLTTDLIRELRTKIHSMVDIGLGYLSLSRGTNSLSGGEAQRIKIAKFLNSSLSDMVYILDEPSVGLHPHDIALLKKGLSRLRDKGNTILIVEHNPLMMAFADYAIELGPVAGANGGQITFQGSFKELSHSKSLTGRWLRRRLTFKDKIRKSSKMIELTNLHMHNLKKIHVKIPLDLLTVLTGVAGSGKSSILQELKKVLTEPYIDLAQKDIGTNLRSTPATYLGILDRIRSLFAKTNQVSSSLFSYNGLGACPVCKGKGVTITNMAFMDPVVQFCESCQGERYSKKALAYNYEGRNIADVLSFSVDQAAKFFSAGPIVDSKLVEQLTSLQRVGLSYLKLNQTLTTLSGGELQRIKLASQLNQKGTIFLLDEPTSGLHMQDIFKQIKLINQLVDAGNGVIVIEHNQAVISQADYLIDVGPGAGMFGGRILYSGLPAGIIDCADSVTGQALKKALAIPQ; from the coding sequence ATGACTGAAAAAAATGTTTTTGCTGATGGCTTTATCGAGGTAAAAGGTGCACGAGAAAATAATTTAAAAAATTTAACAGTGAAAATTCCTAAATATCAAACAACTGTTTTTGTTGGATTATCAGGTGCCGGTAAATCGTCTTTAGTTTTCGACACGATCGCAGCCATGTCGCGACGAGAATTAAATGAGACTTTTGCCAGTTTTACACAACAGTATTTGCCTAAATATGGTCAGCCGCATGTAGACCAAATCAACCATTTACCGGTTGCCATTGTGATCGAGCAAAGAAAAATTGGTGAAAACGCTCGCTCAACAGTTGGTACTTATACGGGGGCCTACTCGTTATTGCGCTTGCTGTTTTCCAGAATCGGTCAGCCATTTATCGGCTATTCCGATAGTTTTTCTTTTAATATGCCCAAAGGTATGTGCCCACACTGTCAAGGACTCGGCTATGTTGATGATATTAATGAAAACTTGTTGATAGATAAAAAGCAATCGTTAAATCAAGGCGCGATCAAGTTTGTCAGCTTTGGATTAAATACATGGCGCTGGCGTCGATATGTGAATTCTGGCTTATTTGATAATGATAAAGCAATTAAGGATTATACCGATAAAGCCTGGCAGCTTTTGATGTATGCACCTCAGCAGCAGTTGAAGAATCCTGGTCCAAAGTTTCCGAAAACAGCTCTCTATGAGGGTTTGATACCGAGAATCAAGCGCTCGATCTTACACAAAAAGGAAGCGGAACACCATCAGGCGGAAATAGCAAAATTTGTCAGTCATCGTGAATGTCCTTTTTGCCATGGTTCAAGACTCAATGCGATCGTTTTGAGCAACCACATTGCCGGAAAAAATATCGCAGATCTTTGTGCACTGAACCTAAATGATCTAGATGTTTTTTTAGCTAAGATTTTCGATCCTTTAACAACTGATTTGATTCGTGAATTACGCACTAAAATTCATTCAATGGTTGATATTGGTCTGGGCTATCTATCGTTATCGCGTGGCACGAACAGCTTATCTGGCGGTGAAGCTCAGCGCATTAAAATTGCGAAATTTTTGAATAGTTCTTTATCAGATATGGTTTATATTCTCGATGAGCCCAGTGTTGGTCTGCATCCCCATGATATTGCTCTTCTTAAAAAGGGTTTATCGAGATTACGAGATAAAGGAAATACGATTTTGATCGTTGAACATAATCCTTTGATGATGGCTTTTGCCGATTATGCGATCGAATTGGGGCCGGTCGCAGGTGCTAATGGCGGCCAGATCACTTTTCAAGGCAGCTTTAAAGAATTGAGTCATTCTAAAAGTTTAACAGGCCGCTGGCTCAGACGGAGGCTCACTTTTAAAGATAAAATTCGAAAAAGCAGCAAAATGATTGAACTCACAAATCTTCATATGCATAATTTAAAAAAAATTCATGTGAAAATTCCTTTGGATCTCTTGACCGTTTTGACTGGTGTTGCCGGATCAGGGAAGAGCTCGATCCTCCAGGAATTGAAAAAGGTTTTGACGGAACCTTATATAGATTTAGCTCAAAAAGACATCGGCACAAATTTGCGCTCAACGCCGGCCACGTATTTAGGTATTTTAGATCGTATCCGCAGTCTTTTTGCTAAAACGAATCAAGTCAGTTCAAGTCTTTTTAGTTATAACGGTCTAGGTGCCTGCCCTGTATGCAAAGGCAAGGGTGTCACGATCACGAACATGGCTTTTATGGATCCTGTCGTGCAGTTTTGCGAGTCTTGTCAGGGAGAACGCTATAGCAAAAAAGCCTTAGCATACAATTACGAAGGCCGAAATATTGCCGATGTGCTTTCTTTTTCCGTTGATCAGGCTGCAAAATTCTTTTCAGCTGGTCCTATTGTTGATAGCAAGCTGGTCGAGCAGCTAACTAGCCTGCAACGGGTTGGCTTAAGTTATTTGAAATTGAATCAAACACTCACAACACTTTCGGGTGGTGAATTGCAGCGCATCAAACTCGCTTCCCAGCTGAATCAGAAGGGAACTATTTTCCTGCTTGATGAGCCGACTAGTGGTTTGCACATGCAGGATATTTTCAAACAGATCAAGTTGATCAATCAGCTAGTTGATGCGGGTAATGGTGTTATCGTCATTGAACATAACCAGGCAGTCATTAGTCAAGCTGATTATTTGATCGACGTTGGTCCTGGTGCGGGTATGTTTGGTGGCCGGATTCTCTACAGTGGTCTGCCAGCAGGAATCATTGATTGTGCAGATTCTGTGACAGGTCAAGCTCTAAAAAAGGCACTTGCGATCCCTCAATGA
- a CDS encoding nicotinate phosphoribosyltransferase produces the protein MNLSMITDLYELSMANGYQQVLPKEVGVFDIFFRRVPDNGSFVVTAGLAQAIEVISDFHFSQEDLAYLQSLKLFTDDFLTFLENFHFSGDLSAIPEGTPVFPREPLLTISGPLIQTQLFETILLNIINHQSLIATKARRICYAAQGRPIMEFGARRAQGPSAATLGARAAVIGGCASTSNLLTAEKFGIASAGTMAHSWIEAFPDELTAFEKWAELYPDNSALLVDTYDVINSGVPNAIKVFKELVAKGHQPVGIRIDSGDISHLAKLARKQLDDAGFPNAKITASNALNEATIQSLLLNQKAPIDNFGVGEDLITSASDPVLSGVYKLVAVKHLGQTVAKIKISDSREKVTLPGIKSLYRLYNKNSHQAFADVIALKNEQLTTEMLVRSADPLDTKQKITLSNFDSMPLQTDIFINGKVVYTSPSVMAIQKQSQAAVQELPEETLRLTNPNKYPVYITEKLARLQEKLLNKQAH, from the coding sequence ATGAATCTATCCATGATCACCGATCTTTACGAATTGTCCATGGCAAACGGCTATCAGCAAGTCCTGCCAAAAGAAGTTGGCGTTTTCGACATTTTTTTTCGTCGCGTTCCTGATAATGGCAGCTTTGTTGTCACGGCCGGTCTAGCCCAGGCGATTGAAGTCATTTCTGATTTTCACTTCAGCCAAGAAGATCTCGCATATCTGCAAAGTCTAAAGCTCTTTACGGATGATTTTTTGACTTTCCTAGAAAACTTTCATTTTTCTGGTGATCTTTCAGCTATTCCTGAAGGAACACCAGTCTTTCCACGTGAACCGCTGTTAACGATCAGCGGTCCTTTAATTCAAACCCAGTTGTTTGAAACGATTTTACTGAATATTATTAATCATCAATCGCTGATCGCCACCAAAGCGCGGCGTATCTGCTATGCCGCTCAAGGCCGACCGATCATGGAATTTGGTGCTCGGCGCGCCCAAGGACCATCGGCAGCCACCCTTGGTGCACGAGCTGCAGTCATCGGTGGTTGTGCCAGTACCTCTAATTTACTGACAGCTGAAAAGTTTGGTATTGCTTCAGCTGGTACAATGGCGCACAGCTGGATCGAAGCCTTTCCTGATGAATTAACGGCCTTTGAAAAATGGGCCGAATTATATCCTGACAATTCAGCTTTACTTGTTGATACCTATGACGTGATCAATTCCGGTGTACCCAACGCAATCAAAGTCTTTAAAGAATTGGTAGCAAAAGGCCACCAGCCAGTCGGTATTAGAATTGATTCCGGTGATATTTCACACTTGGCCAAATTAGCTAGAAAGCAATTGGATGATGCTGGTTTCCCCAATGCCAAGATCACAGCTTCTAATGCGCTGAATGAAGCTACGATTCAATCTTTGCTATTAAACCAAAAAGCACCAATTGATAATTTTGGTGTTGGCGAGGACCTTATTACAAGCGCTAGCGACCCTGTTTTAAGCGGCGTTTATAAGCTTGTAGCTGTGAAACATCTCGGTCAAACAGTTGCCAAAATTAAAATTAGCGACAGCCGTGAAAAAGTCACCTTGCCAGGAATCAAAAGTTTATATCGCTTGTACAATAAAAACAGCCATCAAGCATTTGCCGATGTAATCGCCCTAAAAAATGAACAATTAACAACTGAAATGCTGGTTCGATCCGCCGATCCACTTGATACGAAACAAAAAATCACCTTATCCAATTTCGATTCAATGCCCTTGCAAACAGATATTTTCATCAATGGCAAAGTCGTTTATACCTCGCCATCAGTCATGGCGATCCAAAAACAGTCTCAAGCAGCGGTACAGGAATTGCCGGAAGAAACACTAAGATTAACTAATCCGAATAAATATCCTGTTTACATTACTGAGAAATTAGCACGATTACAAGAAAAATTATTAAACAAGCAAGCTCATTGA
- a CDS encoding ABC transporter permease, with the protein MRTIAIIKRVLLEMLRDKRTLALMFFAPLLILTLMYFLFATNSTSKVQVGFNQLDSQMLVLLDNKHLDLHEYPANVQAKKVIHQHKLAAFISEHDHQLTISYQNSDPSQTTLVKQLIQGAVAKQSLKGLTKLTKIQGQIISSDPAMAAILSKKKPSTIPKYQIVNKYLYGSSGSTFFETFLPILMGFFVFFFVFLISGISLLTERTTGTLNRLLATPVKRGEIISGYLIGYGIFAIIQTLIIVFYAIYVLNVTVLGSIWLVVLVNIVVALVALSMGIFVSTFASSEFQMIQFIPIVVIPQVFFSGLIPIDNMAVWLQWVAHVMPLYYAGNALTGVIEKDYQFSDISFDLTILGLFALVFIILNIRGMRRYRRV; encoded by the coding sequence ATGAGAACGATCGCCATTATTAAACGTGTTTTGTTGGAAATGCTTCGGGACAAACGCACATTAGCACTCATGTTTTTCGCACCGCTTTTGATCTTAACTTTGATGTATTTTTTATTTGCAACGAATTCCACTAGTAAAGTACAGGTCGGTTTTAATCAACTTGATAGCCAAATGCTTGTTTTGCTAGATAATAAACACCTCGATCTGCATGAATATCCAGCAAATGTCCAAGCAAAAAAAGTGATTCACCAACATAAACTAGCAGCTTTTATCAGTGAGCATGACCATCAATTGACTATCAGTTATCAAAATAGCGATCCTTCACAAACTACTTTAGTCAAGCAGCTGATACAGGGAGCAGTCGCGAAACAAAGCTTGAAAGGATTAACAAAATTGACCAAAATCCAAGGACAAATCATCTCATCTGATCCTGCGATGGCCGCTATATTATCAAAAAAAAAGCCATCAACAATTCCAAAATATCAAATTGTAAACAAATATCTATACGGGAGCAGCGGTTCAACTTTTTTTGAAACATTTCTGCCGATCTTAATGGGTTTCTTCGTCTTTTTCTTCGTCTTTCTAATTTCCGGCATCTCCTTATTGACTGAGCGCACAACTGGTACCTTAAACCGCCTGTTGGCAACGCCTGTTAAACGTGGTGAGATCATCAGCGGTTATCTGATTGGTTATGGTATATTTGCAATCATTCAAACACTAATTATTGTGTTTTACGCAATTTATGTATTGAACGTGACGGTTTTGGGATCTATTTGGCTAGTTGTATTAGTCAACATCGTTGTCGCTTTGGTCGCACTATCAATGGGTATTTTCGTATCAACTTTTGCCAGCAGTGAATTTCAAATGATTCAGTTCATCCCAATCGTCGTGATCCCACAAGTCTTTTTCTCAGGTCTGATCCCAATCGATAATATGGCCGTCTGGCTGCAATGGGTCGCACACGTGATGCCGTTATATTACGCCGGGAATGCTTTGACTGGTGTGATCGAAAAAGACTACCAGTTTTCAGATATCAGCTTTGATCTAACCATTTTAGGACTGTTTGCACTAGTCTTTATTATTTTAAATATCCGCGGTATGCGCCGTTATCGGAGGGTTTAA
- a CDS encoding AEC family transporter: protein MLTGFLLVKCHSLREDQTGGLSNVLTKAALPATILMSCQIPFNWRIVSIIGQSAIVSLLFMILTLVVSLLVPHIFHVQGSLKSIWIGCCTFSNILFIGIPIIGAIYGKTGLITLVTYNAFSNLFLFTFGLKLYSGQTQFEWRKLLLTPAIFASFLGFMLFFAKISLAGPVGQALTSLGNMTAPLSMLITGALFAGTDIKKVFRRLDIYQFCFTRLVLLPTILVPLLKLGIQNKVILGVMVIAAAMPAGAINTAMAELYAGQGERASEYVVSSTVFSMLTIPLVAYLSLFV from the coding sequence ATGTTGACTGGTTTTTTGCTTGTTAAATGCCATTCTCTCAGAGAAGACCAGACCGGAGGGCTGTCAAACGTCTTGACTAAAGCAGCCTTGCCGGCAACAATTTTAATGAGCTGCCAAATACCTTTCAACTGGCGCATCGTTAGCATCATTGGTCAGTCAGCAATTGTTAGTCTCCTTTTTATGATTTTGACTTTAGTCGTTTCTCTGCTAGTGCCGCATATTTTTCACGTCCAAGGATCACTCAAATCAATTTGGATCGGCTGCTGTACCTTTTCCAATATTCTATTTATTGGTATTCCGATTATTGGGGCGATCTATGGGAAAACGGGTCTGATCACGCTTGTCACATATAATGCCTTTTCAAATCTTTTTCTCTTTACGTTTGGTCTGAAATTATACTCTGGTCAAACCCAGTTTGAGTGGCGCAAATTATTATTGACACCGGCAATTTTCGCTTCTTTTTTAGGCTTTATGCTATTTTTTGCAAAGATAAGTTTGGCTGGACCAGTTGGACAAGCGCTGACATCTTTAGGCAATATGACAGCGCCTTTGTCAATGCTGATCACAGGCGCTTTATTTGCTGGTACTGATATAAAAAAAGTTTTTCGGCGACTTGATATTTATCAATTTTGTTTCACGAGGCTCGTGCTGTTGCCGACTATTTTGGTGCCTCTTCTTAAATTAGGTATTCAAAATAAAGTCATTTTAGGTGTGATGGTGATTGCTGCAGCCATGCCTGCCGGTGCGATCAATACAGCGATGGCAGAATTATATGCTGGTCAAGGGGAACGAGCTTCTGAGTATGTTGTCAGCTCAACCGTGTTTAGTATGCTGACAATTCCATTGGTCGCTTATCTTAGTTTATTTGTTTGA
- a CDS encoding TetR/AcrR family transcriptional regulator, whose protein sequence is MIKEADLNDLFGQMIHKMADLPPKQQRILAASLNLFAEKGFDKTTTEDIANAAQVAQGTVYRRFKTKDDLLAAVLTPILKDVFPQAISQFTGQAFETKYTNLHDFLTAIVTDRIHFIYENRQVLKIVWSQALTNSEMLVILRDRIGQAISEIVFPQIKKMQKQNLIIGWPADKILTFLAGTMFTFLTKLIIMPGHQIDLDSESDFMIRFLEEGLAANGDNHLV, encoded by the coding sequence ATGATAAAAGAAGCTGATCTAAACGATTTATTTGGCCAAATGATTCATAAAATGGCTGATTTACCACCCAAACAGCAGCGAATCCTTGCAGCAAGTCTCAATTTGTTTGCCGAAAAAGGTTTCGATAAAACAACAACAGAAGATATTGCTAATGCAGCCCAGGTGGCTCAAGGAACTGTTTATCGACGTTTTAAAACAAAAGATGACCTGCTGGCAGCTGTTCTCACACCGATTTTAAAAGATGTCTTCCCACAAGCAATTTCACAATTCACTGGTCAGGCATTTGAAACGAAGTACACTAACTTGCATGATTTCTTGACAGCTATTGTGACTGATCGCATTCATTTTATTTATGAAAACCGACAAGTTCTGAAAATTGTCTGGTCACAAGCTTTGACTAATTCAGAAATGCTGGTTATTTTACGTGACCGTATTGGTCAAGCTATCTCAGAAATCGTTTTCCCGCAAATTAAAAAAATGCAAAAACAAAATCTGATAATTGGTTGGCCGGCGGATAAAATACTGACTTTTCTGGCCGGCACAATGTTCACTTTTCTAACTAAGCTGATCATCATGCCAGGACATCAAATTGATCTTGACTCTGAATCGGATTTTATGATTCGTTTTCTCGAAGAAGGGCTGGCGGCTAATGGCGATAACCATCTCGTTTGA
- a CDS encoding glutathione peroxidase, whose protein sequence is MSIYDYEVTLENGESYKLDKYKGQVAVIVNTATKCGFAPQFEELEAIYKQFKDSGLIVLGFPSNQFKQEVDSSHAAAEACRMTYGVTFPMHEIKDVNGKDQLPLFGYLKDNAPGVVGNSIKWNFTKFLVNQNGEVIKRYAPKTDPKTMIPDIEELLALQK, encoded by the coding sequence ATGTCAATTTATGATTACGAAGTTACGTTAGAAAATGGTGAAAGCTACAAGTTGGACAAATACAAGGGTCAAGTCGCTGTGATCGTCAATACAGCCACAAAGTGCGGTTTTGCACCTCAATTTGAAGAATTAGAAGCTATTTATAAACAGTTTAAAGATTCTGGTTTGATCGTACTTGGTTTTCCTTCAAACCAGTTCAAACAGGAAGTTGATTCCAGTCATGCCGCTGCCGAAGCTTGCCGAATGACTTATGGCGTGACCTTCCCCATGCATGAAATCAAAGATGTTAACGGCAAAGATCAGCTGCCATTGTTTGGCTATTTAAAAGATAATGCTCCCGGAGTCGTTGGCAATTCGATCAAATGGAACTTCACAAAGTTTCTTGTTAACCAAAACGGTGAAGTGATCAAACGCTACGCGCCTAAAACAGATCCCAAAACCATGATTCCAGATATTGAAGAATTATTGGCCTTGCAAAAATAA
- a CDS encoding ABC transporter ATP-binding protein, whose protein sequence is MANKTEAIDIKQLTKTFGKQIVLKNIDLKLHAGEILGLLGPSGSGKTTLIKSIMGMTQIDSGTLTVLEKHMPNRAILEKIGYMAQSDALYNNLTGKENLEFFGQLLSISHEQLAKAIEHAAAVVNLTASLNKRVINYSGGMKRRLSLAIALLQDPSLLILDEPTVGIDPELSQQIWQELRKLRNEDKSIIITTHVMTDAEKCDYLMLIRDGRVISKGTPDELKHEFKVNSLEEVFLAAGKIQKKGQLS, encoded by the coding sequence ATGGCAAATAAAACAGAAGCGATCGATATCAAACAACTAACCAAGACATTTGGAAAACAAATTGTTTTAAAAAATATTGATCTAAAACTGCACGCTGGTGAGATTCTCGGCCTACTAGGTCCGTCAGGATCTGGCAAAACAACTCTGATCAAAAGCATCATGGGTATGACGCAAATAGATTCAGGCACATTGACCGTTTTAGAAAAGCACATGCCCAATCGTGCTATTTTAGAAAAAATTGGTTACATGGCTCAATCTGATGCTTTATATAATAATTTAACTGGAAAAGAAAATCTTGAGTTCTTTGGACAGCTATTATCCATTTCACACGAACAATTGGCGAAAGCGATCGAACATGCAGCAGCAGTTGTTAATTTAACCGCTTCCTTAAACAAACGTGTTATCAATTATTCTGGCGGTATGAAACGTCGATTATCCTTGGCCATTGCCCTGCTTCAAGATCCTAGCTTATTGATTTTAGATGAACCAACTGTTGGCATCGATCCAGAATTAAGTCAACAAATTTGGCAAGAATTGAGAAAATTACGTAATGAGGACAAATCAATTATCATTACCACCCACGTGATGACTGATGCTGAAAAATGTGACTACTTAATGCTGATTCGCGATGGTCGCGTTATTAGCAAAGGAACTCCCGACGAATTAAAGCATGAGTTTAAAGTTAACAGCCTAGAGGAAGTCTTTCTAGCTGCTGGCAAAATACAAAAGAAAGGTCAATTATCATGA
- a CDS encoding glycerate kinase family protein: protein MKFVIAPDSFKGSLTARQAANAIHEGLLRVFPDADYVLIPMADGGEGTVQSLVDATHGQFLTMDVLDPFKRPTDARYGLLGNRNTAVIEMAAASGIQFMSEQTDPMTATTYGTGQLIFDAIHRGVDEIILGIGGSATTDGGEGMAEALGVRLLNADGQPIKSGGGGLASLAHIDMSQVDPLLLKSHIRIASDVVNPLVGPKGSAVVFGPQKGATPAMIKTLDANLRHFADVIKHDLGKSLADYPGAGAAGGLGAGLLAFTNASMAKGIEIVVEMTDLKARTQDAEYLITGEGAIDFQTQYGKTPIGTAQAAKTVDPNVTVIALAGNVGAGIDQLYDLGIDAIFGILPAVVTLPKAIERGADNLTQTAENVARLIKRDGYRH from the coding sequence ATGAAATTTGTTATTGCACCGGATTCATTTAAAGGCAGCTTAACTGCTCGCCAGGCTGCAAATGCTATTCACGAAGGCTTGCTGCGCGTTTTCCCAGATGCTGATTATGTCTTAATTCCGATGGCTGATGGTGGCGAGGGGACTGTCCAATCGTTAGTTGACGCCACGCATGGGCAATTTTTGACGATGGACGTTTTAGATCCTTTTAAACGTCCGACTGATGCACGTTATGGCTTACTTGGCAATCGCAATACTGCTGTGATCGAAATGGCCGCTGCTAGCGGTATCCAATTCATGAGTGAACAAACAGATCCTATGACCGCGACGACTTATGGAACAGGTCAACTGATTTTTGATGCCATTCATCGCGGCGTTGACGAAATCATTCTGGGTATCGGCGGTAGCGCTACAACTGATGGCGGCGAGGGGATGGCTGAAGCTCTTGGTGTCCGTCTTTTAAACGCTGATGGCCAGCCGATAAAGTCCGGTGGCGGCGGTTTGGCGTCGCTTGCTCACATTGATATGTCTCAAGTTGATCCCTTACTATTGAAAAGCCATATTCGTATTGCTTCTGACGTTGTTAATCCACTAGTCGGTCCCAAAGGATCGGCTGTTGTTTTCGGACCGCAAAAAGGCGCCACGCCGGCTATGATCAAAACACTTGATGCTAATTTAAGGCATTTTGCAGATGTGATCAAACATGATTTAGGCAAATCTCTAGCAGATTACCCTGGTGCCGGCGCTGCAGGGGGCTTAGGAGCTGGTTTATTAGCTTTTACGAATGCTAGTATGGCCAAAGGGATCGAAATTGTGGTTGAGATGACTGATTTAAAAGCCCGCACGCAAGATGCTGAGTATTTAATTACCGGTGAAGGCGCAATTGATTTTCAGACACAATATGGCAAAACACCAATTGGAACGGCTCAGGCTGCTAAAACTGTCGATCCCAATGTTACCGTGATCGCACTTGCTGGTAATGTCGGCGCTGGTATTGATCAGCTTTATGATTTAGGGATTGACGCGATTTTTGGCATTTTACCGGCTGTCGTTACTTTGCCAAAGGCAATTGAGCGAGGAGCTGATAATTTAACACAGACAGCAGAAAATGTTGCTCGTTTGATCAAACGAGATGGTTATCGCCATTAG
- a CDS encoding nucleoside 2-deoxyribosyltransferase, with protein sequence MNKVYFACSWFSDSQTAYMKQGISLIEQNKTVDWQHSFYPLDHQYKGLAIPDHPELLEDTEWQLATFNGDVNGINTSDLIAAMYLPDQPDEGIAWELGYAYAIHKPTLLIVPSGVKQAVNLMPAMGATKVITIDDLKNFDFDQIVYAPYKGQVY encoded by the coding sequence ATGAACAAAGTTTATTTTGCCTGTTCTTGGTTTAGCGATAGTCAAACTGCTTACATGAAACAAGGCATCAGTTTGATCGAACAAAACAAGACAGTTGACTGGCAGCACTCTTTTTATCCGCTCGATCATCAATATAAAGGACTTGCTATCCCTGATCATCCCGAACTGCTGGAGGATACAGAATGGCAATTAGCCACCTTTAACGGCGATGTAAACGGCATTAACACAAGTGATCTGATCGCCGCCATGTATTTGCCTGATCAGCCTGATGAAGGGATCGCTTGGGAACTTGGTTATGCTTACGCGATTCACAAACCAACCCTGTTAATCGTACCGAGCGGTGTTAAACAAGCCGTGAATTTAATGCCGGCCATGGGTGCAACAAAAGTTATCACGATCGATGACTTGAAAAATTTTGATTTCGATCAAATTGTTTATGCACCTTACAAGGGTCAAGTTTATTAA